The window CAAGTTCGTGCATCTGTGCGTCCTCATTCGTCCTCGATTCGAGGCGTGCTTGCTGACCTGCCACTTGAGCGTGGGGCTGTGGGTTCAAGGGCTTGTGATATGCAAAGCCTTGACGTGCTACAGGGCCAAGTGTAGCGAGCGAGGTGGGCCGCTGGTACGGTCATAAACGCCAGTTTTGTCGTCGTTTGCGCCAGGCGCATTTTCATGCCCATGGTCCTGATCCCGGGCGACTGTCGTCGATTTCCCAAACCGAAGGGCCGCCCTCAATGGGCCGCGCCCGAAGCGGGCAGGCCCGCGGGCGCCGCAGGCGGCAGCCCCGGCGGCGGCCCGCTATCCGTCAAGTTGAACATCGGCATCGACGTCGGGCAACGGAATGTCTTCAGCACGTCGCTGGTCAGCGGATTCGCCACGGTTCCCGCGCTCGCGATGTCCAGCACGGCCTTGCGGCCGTCGAAATCGAACACGACCCGGGTGCGCCCCGGCGTGGCCGTTTCGACGACGTGACCTTTCTGAAGCAGGCGCATCAGTGCCCACGGACCGTCCGTCGCAATCGTCGAGGTGTCCGGGCTGATCCGCGGGCTCGCCGTGATTTCGGTATGGACGCCGCCACGCGGCCCGGGCCAGCTCACCGTAAACGGCGTAACGGGACCATGCTGGTACAGCGTGGTCTGGCCATCGATGTCGAGCAACAGGCTGGTGATCGTCGGATCGAGTTCCGGCACCCGGATGTCGGCCTTCCAGCTGAGCTGCTGCTGGCCCGGACCGGCAAAGAAAATGTCGCGAATCGCCTTCGCGTGCTGGAACGGTTCGAGATCGGGGCCCTGCACCGGTTCCGTGGCGCCGGGCAGGGTCCTGTACCGCCACGGCTTTGCGGAGGTATCGACGAAAGGCGCGAGCGTCTTCGTGAAGAAATCGTCGATGACGCCGCCGCGTGCGAACACGCGCGTAAAGTCGTCGATGCTCACGTCCCGCTTGCTGTCGGTCGCGAACGGATAGTTACCCTCGATCGTCAGGCGGCAGGTGTCGCCGACCACGGCCTGCATCTGGCGCGACAGCAGCTGGCCGATCCCCTGGTTCACTTCGAGCGAGCCGCTCGCCGCAAGCTGAAGCAGCACGGCCTGGAACGGCGCCGGCATCGTGGCGGCCGTCATCTTCAGCCTGGCCGCGGTGTCGCTGGCGGGCGGCATGCTGTTGTTCGACAGCGCGTTATCCGCGACGGTCAGCGCCGTATAGTAGTCGTTCAACAGGTTCGACACGCCGTCGAGGCCGGTCTTGCCCGCCTGGGCCGCCGCCGTTTGCGGCGGCCCGGCCTGCGTCTGCGCGCTACCCGTGACGACCTCGCGCAACGCCGCGAAATGGTTGTCGACGAGCTCGCGTTCGATACCTTCCGATGCGCGGATGCCGAATGCCTGGTCCGCTTTCTGGTTGAACGAGTCAGTCGCCTTCTGCAGGAAAGAGCCGTCCGGCGACGCCACCGGCTGCGTGAGCGTGGTTTCGTGTACCGCGGCGCGCGCAAGCCGTGCCAGCGGCGAATCAGGCGCCGCGAAGCTGCGCAGCACCTGCAGGTTGAAGTCGAGACTCGTGCCGCTTACCGTGCGGATATCGCCGAGAAAGGCATCCCATTGCTGCGCGTACTCCATCAGGTATTCGCGCCGCACGGCTTCGGTCAACGCATCGTCTGCGTCGTTCGCGTGGCTTACGAGGTCAGCCGTTTTTTTTTGAGCCGCGCCGGACATACCCGCAAGGTAGGGCCGGCCCATGACCCACGCATCGTCGACGCGCGCGACCTGCACGAACTCCTTTAGCCGTTTGTCGAACAGGTTGTGGTAGCCGTCGTAGGTGAAAAGGCCGGGCACGCCGCGAGAGAGCGGCGCGCCGCTCGCGCGGGTAAAAACCGTCCCTGCCTGCGGGCCCACCGCGCGGAGCAGCGTGAATTCGTCCGGCGCCTCTTTCTGCATCGCCGCTTTCGCGCGCTCGTACAGCCGGTCGGTTGCATTGCTGCCATCGAGAAACGCTCGCACCTGCTGGATCAGCGCGTCATTGCGAATCAACGGCGACTGCACGATGCGTGCGCCGGAGAAGAGCTGCTGCACGTGGTCGATCATCGAAGCGCGGCCGCCGAACACCGCCGCGCTGTCGGACTTCGCCCAGTCGTCGAGCACCCATGCCTTCACGTCGCCGGCATCGTATTTACCTTTGTCGTAGAGCATCAGGTAGACGCGCAATGCATCGTAGGCGGTCTTCGAATCCTTGTTCGCGACGGCCTGCGAAATCACGTCTTCCATCCGCTGCACGATTTGCGGCAGCAGCAGCTTGTCCTCCAGTGCATCGTAGGTGCGGTGACTCTCGGCCACGATGTCCGGCGGCGTGTAGAGGCCATAGCGCCAGGCGGCATCCGGGCCGGACAGGTCGAGACCTGGATAGGCGGGCAGGTCACGCGACGCCGTCAGCGTGTCGGGCACCGCTTCCGGTCTGGGTTGCCGGTAAAGCTGCGTGACCCTTGCGGCAAGCGCTTGCGTCTTGTTGCCGATCGCAACGAGGTAATCGCTATTGTTGCCGAAGCTGATGCGAAGCCCCAACGCGAGCCACACGAACAGCAGCAGCGCGAGCGCGTGGCCGATGAGCCGCAGCGAGCGGAAGCGATACTCCCAGCGCAGGTTAGGGCTGACCAGATGCGCTTCGGGAAACACGATCTTCGAGAGCAGATCGTGCAGGAAGAAACTCTGCCTGCCTTCCGCGCGACGGGGTGCGTTCGGCGTTTCTTCGA of the Pirellulales bacterium genome contains:
- the tssM gene encoding type VI secretion system membrane subunit TssM, translating into MKKFLSFLVSRQCLALLALIVIALMIWFVGPFVAFGGLKPLAGAGIRVLLIALLLASMLLWLAGWSTSVVFVALLCLLIWYASPLLALGRASPFEPVSARLTAIAVVLTVFIIYWLGRLWSRMRNEEQFLRKMLDFGGKKEASPAASQLRKVEAVVAGALARLKSMRTGARGLGKLFQGKRYLYELPWYITLGSNASGKTSALLNAGLSFPLAEQMHSSAGALMGGSTAVDWWLTNDAVLIDTAGYYTRHGTSTNEASAKLPVSGEAESTAIAVQANDEAGNSDDNAAPAGSNSVAATSSSNATDMHRERQSVDNAEWLGFLGMLRKHRPRAPINGALLAVDLAELLSADEATRISTAAALRGRLEELRTELGIRFPVYLMITKVDRLTGFAEYFGSLTSEGRAQAWGFTLPYGKETIAREGLRARCHDELTQLGARLAAAVDTRLQDEYDAGKRRRLAALPEEFSALIRSLDELIGRIFLDSRYDDTQLHSTLRGVYFTSASQTGDETVADRRTIAQRLSASLEETPNAPRRAEGRQSFFLHDLLSKIVFPEAHLVSPNLRWEYRFRSLRLIGHALALLLFVWLALGLRISFGNNSDYLVAIGNKTQALAARVTQLYRQPRPEAVPDTLTASRDLPAYPGLDLSGPDAAWRYGLYTPPDIVAESHRTYDALEDKLLLPQIVQRMEDVISQAVANKDSKTAYDALRVYLMLYDKGKYDAGDVKAWVLDDWAKSDSAAVFGGRASMIDHVQQLFSGARIVQSPLIRNDALIQQVRAFLDGSNATDRLYERAKAAMQKEAPDEFTLLRAVGPQAGTVFTRASGAPLSRGVPGLFTYDGYHNLFDKRLKEFVQVARVDDAWVMGRPYLAGMSGAAQKKTADLVSHANDADDALTEAVRREYLMEYAQQWDAFLGDIRTVSGTSLDFNLQVLRSFAAPDSPLARLARAAVHETTLTQPVASPDGSFLQKATDSFNQKADQAFGIRASEGIERELVDNHFAALREVVTGSAQTQAGPPQTAAAQAGKTGLDGVSNLLNDYYTALTVADNALSNNSMPPASDTAARLKMTAATMPAPFQAVLLQLAASGSLEVNQGIGQLLSRQMQAVVGDTCRLTIEGNYPFATDSKRDVSIDDFTRVFARGGVIDDFFTKTLAPFVDTSAKPWRYRTLPGATEPVQGPDLEPFQHAKAIRDIFFAGPGQQQLSWKADIRVPELDPTITSLLLDIDGQTTLYQHGPVTPFTVSWPGPRGGVHTEITASPRISPDTSTIATDGPWALMRLLQKGHVVETATPGRTRVVFDFDGRKAVLDIASAGTVANPLTSDVLKTFRCPTSMPMFNLTDSGPPPGLPPAAPAGLPASGAAH